A portion of the Segatella copri DSM 18205 genome contains these proteins:
- the upp gene encoding uracil phosphoribosyltransferase — MKINNLSEHNCIINRYLAEMRDCDYQKNRLLFRNNIMRIGEYEAFEISKTLNYEKTEVTTPLGVAQVNLPTEKIVIGTIFRAGLPFHEGFLNIFDHSGNAFVSAYREYTNKEHTEVGVHIEYLATPDLTDKVLIIADPMLATGISMEMGMKAFLTKGNPKHIHIACVLAAPEGIEHVKKTFPEDKTTIWCASIDEGLNEHKYIVPGFGDAGDLCYGSKL, encoded by the coding sequence ATGAAGATAAATAATCTGAGCGAGCACAACTGCATCATCAACCGCTATCTGGCTGAGATGCGTGACTGCGATTATCAAAAGAACCGATTGCTCTTCCGCAACAACATTATGAGAATCGGTGAGTATGAAGCCTTTGAAATATCAAAGACTCTTAATTACGAAAAGACTGAGGTGACTACACCGCTCGGTGTGGCCCAGGTTAATCTTCCTACCGAAAAGATTGTCATCGGTACGATCTTCCGTGCCGGACTTCCTTTCCACGAAGGTTTCCTCAATATTTTCGACCACTCTGGCAATGCCTTTGTGAGTGCTTATCGCGAGTATACCAACAAGGAGCATACTGAGGTGGGCGTACATATCGAATACCTCGCCACACCTGATCTTACTGATAAGGTGCTCATCATTGCCGACCCTATGCTTGCCACAGGTATCAGTATGGAGATGGGTATGAAGGCTTTCCTCACCAAGGGCAATCCTAAACATATCCACATTGCCTGTGTTCTCGCTGCACCTGAGGGCATTGAGCACGTCAAGAAGACCTTCCCAGAGGACAAGACTACTATCTGGTGTGCCTCTATTGATGAGGGCTTGAACGAGCATAAGTATATCGTGCCAGGCTTCGGCGACGCCGGCGACTTGTGCTATGGCAGCAAGCTCTAA
- a CDS encoding nucleoside kinase, protein MKQVIQIRCKNNKKSQKVEIGSTLFDIFSAFDLKMTHGPVSARVNNKVEGMHYRVYNSKDVEFLDMTSSSGSRTYTRTLFFVLCKAVQDIYPATDVVIDIPVSNGFYVDIRLGRPVVDEDVNIIRRRMQEIIDARMPIRRFTVPTEEAVALFQEKGDVEKVKLLKTSGAIYTTYYKIGDYVDYYYGTLLTNTSQLYLFGLEKYYDGMLLRIPSLKNPDVLGEMTRQDKMFEIFKEHHRWQSILGIRTVGDFNQAIDANYSTGIINISEALQEKKIAKIAEEIASRKGVKLVLLAGPSSSGKTTSCKRLSIQLAVNGLKPLQISLDDYFVDREKTPKDASGEYDYESIYALDLDLINEQFNALFRGEEVELPKYDFQSGKSKKSGNKLKMNDNNVLVVEGIHALNPELTAHIPQEQIFRVYASALTTILLDNHNYIPTTDNRLLRRIIRDYKYRGVSAQETIHRWPSVRAGENKWIFPFQENADAMLNTAMLYELAVIKTQAEPLLQQVPENCEEYAEAYRLLKFLKYFKGIPYNNLPPTSLLREFLGGSSFHY, encoded by the coding sequence ATGAAACAAGTAATTCAAATCCGTTGCAAAAATAATAAAAAATCTCAGAAAGTAGAAATCGGAAGCACACTTTTTGATATTTTTTCAGCATTTGACCTCAAAATGACCCACGGACCGGTGTCTGCAAGGGTAAATAACAAGGTTGAAGGCATGCATTATCGTGTTTATAATTCTAAAGATGTAGAATTCCTTGATATGACTTCTTCATCCGGTTCGCGTACATATACCCGTACCCTCTTCTTTGTTCTCTGCAAGGCGGTACAGGACATTTATCCTGCTACAGATGTGGTGATTGATATCCCCGTATCGAATGGTTTCTACGTAGATATCCGCCTGGGCAGACCTGTTGTTGATGAAGATGTGAACATCATCCGCCGTCGCATGCAGGAGATTATCGATGCCAGAATGCCGATACGCCGCTTCACCGTGCCTACCGAAGAGGCTGTTGCGCTGTTCCAGGAGAAAGGGGATGTTGAGAAGGTGAAACTGCTCAAGACATCGGGCGCTATCTATACTACCTATTATAAAATAGGTGATTATGTAGATTATTACTACGGCACGCTGCTCACCAATACCTCGCAGCTCTATCTCTTCGGGCTGGAGAAATATTATGATGGCATGCTCCTGCGCATTCCTTCGCTCAAGAACCCGGATGTGCTGGGCGAAATGACCCGGCAGGACAAGATGTTTGAGATATTCAAGGAGCATCATCGCTGGCAGAGTATCCTGGGCATCAGGACTGTAGGCGATTTTAACCAGGCGATAGATGCCAATTATTCTACCGGCATCATCAATATCAGCGAGGCGCTGCAGGAGAAGAAGATTGCCAAGATTGCTGAGGAGATTGCCAGCCGCAAGGGCGTGAAACTGGTGCTGCTGGCAGGTCCTTCTTCTTCGGGCAAGACCACTTCGTGCAAGCGCCTGAGCATACAGCTTGCCGTAAACGGATTGAAACCGCTCCAGATTTCGCTCGATGATTATTTCGTAGATAGGGAGAAAACGCCGAAGGATGCTTCGGGCGAATATGATTATGAGAGCATCTATGCCCTGGATCTCGATTTGATCAACGAGCAGTTCAACGCCCTCTTCCGTGGTGAGGAGGTAGAATTGCCGAAGTATGATTTCCAGAGCGGAAAGAGTAAAAAGAGCGGCAACAAGCTGAAGATGAACGATAACAATGTGCTGGTGGTAGAGGGCATTCATGCATTGAACCCAGAGCTGACGGCCCACATCCCGCAGGAGCAGATATTCAGAGTATATGCTTCGGCGCTGACCACGATTCTTCTGGACAATCACAATTATATCCCGACAACAGACAACCGTTTGCTTCGCCGCATCATCCGCGATTACAAGTATCGGGGTGTCTCTGCCCAGGAAACCATTCATCGCTGGCCTTCGGTAAGGGCAGGTGAGAACAAGTGGATATTCCCGTTCCAGGAGAATGCCGATGCGATGCTCAATACGGCGATGCTTTATGAGCTGGCTGTGATTAAGACGCAGGCAGAGCCGCTGCTGCAGCAGGTTCCGGAGAATTGCGAGGAATATGCTGAGGCTTACCGGTTGCTTAAGTTCCTGAAATATTTCAAGGGTATACCTTATAACAATCTGCCGCCTACTTCGCTTCTGCGAGAGTTCCTGGGGGGAAGCTCGTTCCATTATTAA
- a CDS encoding Na/Pi cotransporter family protein yields MSIWIFFKLIGALALLMFGMKTMSDSLQKMAGPQLRHVLGTMTTNRLTGILSGMLITAAVQSSTATTVMTVSFVNAGLLTLAQAISVIMGANIGTTLTAWIMSAGFSFNITDFVWPAFFIAIILIYSKKRKIIGDFIFGISFMFLGLGTLRQTGIDMDLAHNQPVLEFFASFDPHSFQTTITFLIIGSILTMCVQSSAAVMAITMILCSTGVLPIYQGIALVMGENIGTTVTSNVAALTANTQARRAAMAHMVFNIFGVLWILCVFRPFIHLVCGWVGYDDMMEKTDPHFVANAAKLSFVLAAFHTTFNLSNTFILVWFIPQIEKLVCKIIRPKKNTDEDDFRLRFIQSGIMKTPEISVLEAQKEIHCFAERIQRMFGMVKTLLGETNEEKFVKLYSRIEKYEGISDSMEIEIAKYLDQVSDSHLSDETKAKIRAMLREISEIESIGDSCFNIARTLNRRFKGKEDFITSQYEHMHQMMELTDNALTQMNITLVGHKGDNDANLSFNIENEINNYRNQLKSQNINDVNNHLYTYAIGTMYMDIIQECEKLGDYVVNVVEARMGVRQHEA; encoded by the coding sequence ATGTCGATTTGGATATTTTTTAAGCTTATTGGAGCACTCGCCCTACTGATGTTCGGTATGAAGACCATGAGCGACAGTTTGCAGAAGATGGCAGGACCACAGCTCCGCCATGTGTTAGGAACCATGACCACCAATCGTTTGACGGGCATCCTCTCGGGTATGCTCATCACCGCAGCGGTGCAGTCTTCTACAGCCACAACGGTGATGACCGTATCATTCGTTAATGCTGGTCTCCTTACTCTAGCCCAGGCTATCTCCGTTATCATGGGCGCCAACATCGGAACCACGCTCACCGCATGGATCATGAGTGCCGGTTTCTCGTTTAACATCACAGATTTTGTATGGCCGGCATTCTTCATCGCCATCATCCTGATTTACAGCAAGAAACGAAAGATTATCGGCGACTTCATCTTCGGTATATCCTTTATGTTTCTCGGTTTGGGTACTTTACGCCAAACCGGTATCGACATGGATCTGGCTCATAATCAGCCGGTTCTTGAATTCTTTGCAAGTTTCGATCCTCACAGTTTCCAGACTACCATCACCTTCCTGATTATCGGTAGTATACTCACTATGTGCGTGCAGAGTTCGGCAGCCGTCATGGCGATTACGATGATACTCTGCTCTACCGGCGTATTGCCTATCTATCAGGGTATTGCGCTTGTGATGGGTGAGAATATCGGTACAACCGTAACCTCCAACGTGGCAGCGCTCACCGCCAACACCCAGGCCCGGAGAGCGGCGATGGCGCACATGGTATTCAACATCTTTGGTGTGCTTTGGATACTCTGCGTATTCCGCCCGTTCATCCATCTGGTTTGCGGCTGGGTAGGTTATGACGACATGATGGAGAAGACCGATCCTCATTTCGTAGCCAATGCCGCCAAGCTATCCTTTGTGCTTGCCGCCTTCCATACCACCTTTAACCTATCCAACACCTTTATCCTGGTTTGGTTCATTCCACAGATAGAGAAGCTGGTATGCAAGATTATCCGTCCTAAGAAGAATACCGATGAAGACGATTTCCGCCTGCGCTTTATCCAGAGCGGTATCATGAAGACACCGGAAATCTCTGTCTTGGAGGCACAGAAGGAAATCCATTGTTTTGCCGAGCGCATCCAGCGCATGTTCGGCATGGTGAAGACGCTTCTTGGCGAGACCAATGAAGAAAAGTTTGTAAAACTCTATAGCCGCATCGAGAAATACGAGGGCATCTCTGACAGCATGGAGATAGAGATTGCCAAGTATCTCGACCAGGTGAGCGATTCTCATCTTTCTGACGAGACCAAGGCAAAGATTCGTGCCATGCTCCGTGAGATTTCTGAAATCGAGAGTATCGGTGACAGCTGCTTCAACATCGCACGCACGCTGAACCGCCGTTTCAAGGGCAAGGAAGACTTCATCACTTCACAGTATGAGCACATGCATCAGATGATGGAACTTACCGACAATGCCCTTACCCAGATGAACATCACCCTCGTAGGTCATAAGGGAGACAACGATGCCAACCTCTCTTTCAACATCGAGAACGAGATCAACAACTATCGCAATCAGTTGAAGAGCCAGAACATCAACGATGTAAACAACCATCTCTATACCTACGCCATCGGTACCATGTATATGGACATCATCCAGGAATGCGAGAAACTCGGCGACTACGTGGTGAACGTAGTGGAGGCCCGCATGGGTGTAAGACAGCATGAGGCATAA
- a CDS encoding ATP-binding protein, protein MEKELFRAIIAENQEYIGRIPLVQRPLDLEEYGNYVFVGVRQAGKSYLLYQRIQQLLAHGIEIENIVYINFDDERLQGMSVTDFDLILQAYHSMYESQPIFFFDEIQNVEGWANFARRLANQKYRIYITGSNAKMLSRDIETVLGGRYLDISVFPYSFSEYLKAVGVLLSKNWQYGRKANELQRHFRTYFDWGGFPELVHFQEKRVWLNSLYNRIFFNDLVVRHKIKNEDALRLCVRRLAESVKQPCSLNRLSNLIKATGTSCSPSTVMEYVRYLQESCLLISIDNYVSKFVEKETIKKHYFVDNGLLHLFISNPNTSLLENLCAITLYKKYGKGLYYYNKNIEVDFHVPDEGLAVQASYQMSDGETIEREVKALVALHGLYPLKRAMIITYEDEGEIVRDGLKIEIRPAWKWVLEG, encoded by the coding sequence ATGGAAAAGGAATTGTTTCGAGCGATAATAGCTGAGAACCAGGAATATATAGGTCGTATTCCTTTGGTACAGCGTCCTCTAGACCTAGAGGAGTATGGCAATTATGTGTTTGTTGGAGTCAGGCAAGCAGGAAAATCCTATTTGCTATACCAGAGAATTCAGCAATTGCTGGCACATGGAATTGAGATAGAAAATATAGTATATATCAACTTTGACGATGAACGCTTGCAAGGAATGTCGGTAACAGACTTCGACCTTATATTGCAAGCCTATCATAGCATGTATGAGAGTCAGCCCATCTTCTTCTTTGATGAGATACAGAATGTGGAAGGGTGGGCAAACTTTGCACGCCGTCTTGCCAACCAAAAATATCGCATCTATATAACTGGCAGCAATGCCAAAATGCTAAGCCGTGACATAGAGACTGTTTTGGGAGGAAGATATCTGGATATCAGCGTATTTCCATATAGCTTTTCAGAATATCTGAAAGCTGTAGGAGTGTTGCTTTCAAAGAATTGGCAATATGGACGAAAAGCAAATGAACTGCAGCGCCACTTCCGAACCTACTTCGACTGGGGTGGGTTCCCTGAGCTTGTACATTTTCAAGAAAAGAGAGTATGGTTAAACAGCTTGTATAATCGTATTTTCTTTAATGACCTGGTGGTTCGTCACAAGATAAAAAACGAGGATGCCTTACGCCTATGTGTAAGAAGATTGGCAGAAAGCGTGAAACAGCCCTGCTCCTTGAACCGTTTGAGCAATCTGATAAAAGCAACCGGTACTTCATGTAGCCCATCAACAGTAATGGAGTATGTTCGCTATCTACAGGAATCATGCTTATTGATTTCTATCGATAATTATGTCTCCAAGTTCGTGGAGAAAGAAACAATTAAAAAACATTATTTTGTAGATAATGGGCTGCTGCATCTCTTCATCAGCAATCCGAATACCTCTTTACTGGAGAATCTTTGCGCAATTACATTGTATAAGAAATACGGCAAGGGCTTATACTATTACAATAAAAACATAGAGGTGGATTTCCATGTGCCTGATGAGGGACTGGCTGTGCAAGCGAGCTATCAGATGAGCGACGGAGAAACCATAGAGCGGGAAGTGAAAGCATTAGTAGCCTTGCATGGTTTGTATCCTCTGAAGCGAGCCATGATAATCACCTACGAGGATGAAGGAGAGATTGTGCGTGATGGACTCAAGATAGAAATAAGACCGGCATGGAAATGGGTGTTGGAAGGTTAG